The Megalops cyprinoides isolate fMegCyp1 chromosome 9, fMegCyp1.pri, whole genome shotgun sequence genome has a window encoding:
- the dixdc1a gene encoding dixin-A isoform X3 — MGAKQMKCLSSPSPTHSPRAESVISQSEDKGELVDDQSEERKSCDAEKASSHGPGAAPVRAGPLGRGTWEQLCEQQEQLEKEVQEARRMVSSLQALLLHGSLPEDEQEVALSLREGDGAESTEQQLIIIRSRLDQSMEESQDLKKELLRYKQETLSLQGIKDALQQRLTVQDSTVLQLKQELLQSNTAREELAGQNAELQTKLEEQDRLLNEYKLPGAQSNGYPSAADGARPSASPCRAAEELQLVRDALRSLRNSFSGHDPQHHTLDTLEQGVASLMDRLHALDPRRRQDRRVRGRSPGHRANPTNHDSWPPSTKMAHSQSSPVLHSDSSTKVLYFTDRSLTPFLINIPKRLGEVTLRDFKVAVDREGTFRYHFKSLDPEFGTVKEEVFQDDAVVPGWEGKIVAWVEEDSGDSR, encoded by the exons ATGGGAGCCAAACAGATGAAATG tCTCAGTTCGCCGAGCCCGACTCATTCGCCCAGAGCAGAGTctgtcatcagccaatcagaggacaaAGGGGAGCTTGTGGACGATcaatcagaggagaggaaatcAT GTGACGCAGAGAAGGCCTCCTCTCATGGACCAGGGGCTGCCCCAGTACGTGCCGGGCCGTTGGGGCGTGGCACCTGGGAACAGCTGTgtgagcagcaggagcagctggagaaggaggtgcAGGAGGCCAGGAGGATGGTATCCAGTCTGCAG GCTTTGCTGCTGCACGGCTCTCTTCCTGAAGATGAGCAGGAAGTTGCTCTGAgcctgagggagggagatggagcaGAGAGTACAGAACAGCAGCTG ATTATAATCCGCAGCCGTCTTGATCAGAGCATGGAGGAGTCTCAGGATCTGAAG AAGGAGCTGCTAAGGTACAAGCAAGAGACCCTCAGCCTCCAGGGAATCAAG gATGCTCTGCAGCAGCGATTGACTGTGCAGGACAGCACAGTGttgcagctgaagcaggagtTACTGCAATCCAACACGGCCAGGGAAGAGCTGGCAGGACAGAAT GCGGAGCTGCAGACgaagctggaggagcaggacaGGCTGCTGAACGAATACAAA ctGCCGGGGGCACAGAGCAATGGCTACCCCTCTGCTGCGGATGGAGCTCGCCCCTCAGCCTCCCCCTGCAGGGCG gcggAGGAGCTCCAGCTGGTACGGGATGCTCTGCGCAGTCTGAGGAACAGTTTTAGTGGTCACGACCCCCAGCACCACACCCTGGACACTCTGGAGCAGGGCGTGGCCAGCCTGATGGACCGCCTCCACGCCCTGGACCCCCGCCGCAGGCAGGACAGAAGG GTTCGGGGCCGTTCTCCAGGACACAGAGCCAATCCCACCAACCATGACTCCTGGCCCCCGAGCACCA aAATGGCTCATTCTCAGAGCAGCCCTGTTCTCCACTCCGACTCCTCCACCAAAGTGCTCTACTTCACTGATCGCTCACTCACCCCCTTCCTGATCAACATCCCCAAGAG GCTGGGGGAGGTGACACTCAGAGACTTTAAGGTGGCTGTGGACAGAGAGGGCACTTTCAGATACCACTTCAAATCCCTGGACCCCGAGTTCGGCACCGTGAAGGAGGAG GTGTTCCAGGACGATGCGGTGGTCCCGGGCTGGGAGGGTAAGATCGTGGCCTGGGTGGAGGAGGACTCGGGGGACAGCAGGTAG
- the dixdc1a gene encoding dixin-A isoform X1, translating to MGAKQMKCLSSPSPTHSPRAESVISQSEDKGELVDDQSEERKSCDAEKASSHGPGAAPVRAGPLGRGTWEQLCEQQEQLEKEVQEARRMVSSLQALLLHGSLPEDEQEVALSLREGDGAESTEQQLIIIRSRLDQSMEESQDLKKELLRYKQETLSLQGIKDALQQRLTVQDSTVLQLKQELLQSNTAREELAGQNAELQTKLEEQDRLLNEYKVSQQQKEIGQKHRLLQQQQSKLEEALYDQKLPGAQSNGYPSAADGARPSASPCRAAEELQLVRDALRSLRNSFSGHDPQHHTLDTLEQGVASLMDRLHALDPRRRQDRRVRGRSPGHRANPTNHDSWPPSTKMAHSQSSPVLHSDSSTKVLYFTDRSLTPFLINIPKRLGEVTLRDFKVAVDREGTFRYHFKSLDPEFGTVKEEVFQDDAVVPGWEGKIVAWVEEDSGDSR from the exons ATGGGAGCCAAACAGATGAAATG tCTCAGTTCGCCGAGCCCGACTCATTCGCCCAGAGCAGAGTctgtcatcagccaatcagaggacaaAGGGGAGCTTGTGGACGATcaatcagaggagaggaaatcAT GTGACGCAGAGAAGGCCTCCTCTCATGGACCAGGGGCTGCCCCAGTACGTGCCGGGCCGTTGGGGCGTGGCACCTGGGAACAGCTGTgtgagcagcaggagcagctggagaaggaggtgcAGGAGGCCAGGAGGATGGTATCCAGTCTGCAG GCTTTGCTGCTGCACGGCTCTCTTCCTGAAGATGAGCAGGAAGTTGCTCTGAgcctgagggagggagatggagcaGAGAGTACAGAACAGCAGCTG ATTATAATCCGCAGCCGTCTTGATCAGAGCATGGAGGAGTCTCAGGATCTGAAG AAGGAGCTGCTAAGGTACAAGCAAGAGACCCTCAGCCTCCAGGGAATCAAG gATGCTCTGCAGCAGCGATTGACTGTGCAGGACAGCACAGTGttgcagctgaagcaggagtTACTGCAATCCAACACGGCCAGGGAAGAGCTGGCAGGACAGAAT GCGGAGCTGCAGACgaagctggaggagcaggacaGGCTGCTGAACGAATACAAAGTCAGTCAACAGCAG AAGGAGATaggacagaaacacaggctACTCCAGCAACAACAATCAAAGCTTGAGGAAGCCCTGTACGACCAGAAG ctGCCGGGGGCACAGAGCAATGGCTACCCCTCTGCTGCGGATGGAGCTCGCCCCTCAGCCTCCCCCTGCAGGGCG gcggAGGAGCTCCAGCTGGTACGGGATGCTCTGCGCAGTCTGAGGAACAGTTTTAGTGGTCACGACCCCCAGCACCACACCCTGGACACTCTGGAGCAGGGCGTGGCCAGCCTGATGGACCGCCTCCACGCCCTGGACCCCCGCCGCAGGCAGGACAGAAGG GTTCGGGGCCGTTCTCCAGGACACAGAGCCAATCCCACCAACCATGACTCCTGGCCCCCGAGCACCA aAATGGCTCATTCTCAGAGCAGCCCTGTTCTCCACTCCGACTCCTCCACCAAAGTGCTCTACTTCACTGATCGCTCACTCACCCCCTTCCTGATCAACATCCCCAAGAG GCTGGGGGAGGTGACACTCAGAGACTTTAAGGTGGCTGTGGACAGAGAGGGCACTTTCAGATACCACTTCAAATCCCTGGACCCCGAGTTCGGCACCGTGAAGGAGGAG GTGTTCCAGGACGATGCGGTGGTCCCGGGCTGGGAGGGTAAGATCGTGGCCTGGGTGGAGGAGGACTCGGGGGACAGCAGGTAG
- the dixdc1a gene encoding dixin-A isoform X2 produces MGAKQMKCLSSPSPTHSPRAESVISQSEDKGELVDDQSEERKSCDAEKASSHGPGAAPVRAGPLGRGTWEQLCEQQEQLEKEVQEARRMVSSLQALLLHGSLPEDEQEVALSLREGDGAESTEQQLIIIRSRLDQSMEESQDLKKELLRYKQETLSLQGIKDALQQRLTVQDSTVLQLKQELLQSNTAREELAGQNAELQTKLEEQDRLLNEYKKEIGQKHRLLQQQQSKLEEALYDQKLPGAQSNGYPSAADGARPSASPCRAAEELQLVRDALRSLRNSFSGHDPQHHTLDTLEQGVASLMDRLHALDPRRRQDRRVRGRSPGHRANPTNHDSWPPSTKMAHSQSSPVLHSDSSTKVLYFTDRSLTPFLINIPKRLGEVTLRDFKVAVDREGTFRYHFKSLDPEFGTVKEEVFQDDAVVPGWEGKIVAWVEEDSGDSR; encoded by the exons ATGGGAGCCAAACAGATGAAATG tCTCAGTTCGCCGAGCCCGACTCATTCGCCCAGAGCAGAGTctgtcatcagccaatcagaggacaaAGGGGAGCTTGTGGACGATcaatcagaggagaggaaatcAT GTGACGCAGAGAAGGCCTCCTCTCATGGACCAGGGGCTGCCCCAGTACGTGCCGGGCCGTTGGGGCGTGGCACCTGGGAACAGCTGTgtgagcagcaggagcagctggagaaggaggtgcAGGAGGCCAGGAGGATGGTATCCAGTCTGCAG GCTTTGCTGCTGCACGGCTCTCTTCCTGAAGATGAGCAGGAAGTTGCTCTGAgcctgagggagggagatggagcaGAGAGTACAGAACAGCAGCTG ATTATAATCCGCAGCCGTCTTGATCAGAGCATGGAGGAGTCTCAGGATCTGAAG AAGGAGCTGCTAAGGTACAAGCAAGAGACCCTCAGCCTCCAGGGAATCAAG gATGCTCTGCAGCAGCGATTGACTGTGCAGGACAGCACAGTGttgcagctgaagcaggagtTACTGCAATCCAACACGGCCAGGGAAGAGCTGGCAGGACAGAAT GCGGAGCTGCAGACgaagctggaggagcaggacaGGCTGCTGAACGAATACAAA AAGGAGATaggacagaaacacaggctACTCCAGCAACAACAATCAAAGCTTGAGGAAGCCCTGTACGACCAGAAG ctGCCGGGGGCACAGAGCAATGGCTACCCCTCTGCTGCGGATGGAGCTCGCCCCTCAGCCTCCCCCTGCAGGGCG gcggAGGAGCTCCAGCTGGTACGGGATGCTCTGCGCAGTCTGAGGAACAGTTTTAGTGGTCACGACCCCCAGCACCACACCCTGGACACTCTGGAGCAGGGCGTGGCCAGCCTGATGGACCGCCTCCACGCCCTGGACCCCCGCCGCAGGCAGGACAGAAGG GTTCGGGGCCGTTCTCCAGGACACAGAGCCAATCCCACCAACCATGACTCCTGGCCCCCGAGCACCA aAATGGCTCATTCTCAGAGCAGCCCTGTTCTCCACTCCGACTCCTCCACCAAAGTGCTCTACTTCACTGATCGCTCACTCACCCCCTTCCTGATCAACATCCCCAAGAG GCTGGGGGAGGTGACACTCAGAGACTTTAAGGTGGCTGTGGACAGAGAGGGCACTTTCAGATACCACTTCAAATCCCTGGACCCCGAGTTCGGCACCGTGAAGGAGGAG GTGTTCCAGGACGATGCGGTGGTCCCGGGCTGGGAGGGTAAGATCGTGGCCTGGGTGGAGGAGGACTCGGGGGACAGCAGGTAG